A genomic segment from Flavobacterium sp. 9R encodes:
- a CDS encoding DUF1287 domain-containing protein: MKAIYLIFLLNYFSATTTNPAFTSNTRPFSIQLSEAALAIINPNIKYDPTYCSIKYPNGDVPKNKGVCTDVVIRAYRKLNIDLQKEVHEDMKANFPKYPNLKKWGMKKTDTNIDHRRVPNLEVFFERKGKKLLVSDNAKDYKTGDIVTWMINGKLPHIGIVTHKKTSDGLRPLLVHNVGYGQVLEDCLFKYKIVGHFQYEK, encoded by the coding sequence ATGAAAGCAATTTATTTAATTTTCCTACTAAATTATTTTTCGGCTACTACTACAAATCCAGCTTTTACATCAAATACAAGACCCTTTTCAATACAACTTTCGGAAGCTGCGCTAGCAATTATAAATCCAAATATCAAATATGACCCCACTTATTGTTCCATAAAATATCCAAATGGGGATGTTCCCAAAAACAAAGGCGTTTGTACCGATGTAGTAATAAGAGCCTACAGAAAACTCAATATTGATTTACAAAAAGAAGTACACGAGGATATGAAAGCAAATTTTCCAAAATATCCTAATCTCAAAAAATGGGGAATGAAGAAAACCGATACCAACATTGACCACAGAAGGGTTCCAAATTTGGAAGTTTTCTTTGAAAGAAAAGGTAAAAAACTATTAGTATCCGATAACGCTAAGGATTACAAAACCGGAGACATTGTCACTTGGATGATTAACGGAAAACTTCCTCACATAGGAATTGTAACTCATAAGAAAACAAGTGATGGCTTGCGCCCCTTACTTGTTCATAATGTTGGGTACGGACAAGTCCTAGAAGATTGCTTATTCAAATACAAAATAGTGGGGCACTTTCAATACGAGAAATAA
- a CDS encoding antitoxin Xre-like helix-turn-helix domain-containing protein, translated as MEAIKLNSHTAINAMVRSFVSKLEQTSGYKVLNKKLTYADFLKNKMLIVHAIREGIPYEFFKLIQEQTPFNEEDWALFLGISTKSLQRSRAKDSFVFKPLQSEKILELAEVTTVGRAIFDSEEQFYSWLTLPSYALGNLKPIELLRDSYGKEMVLQEMIKIDQGIFV; from the coding sequence ATGGAAGCAATTAAACTAAATTCACACACAGCTATTAATGCGATGGTTCGTTCTTTTGTTTCAAAGTTAGAACAAACTAGTGGCTACAAAGTTTTAAATAAAAAATTGACGTATGCCGATTTCTTAAAGAATAAAATGCTAATTGTTCACGCCATTCGCGAAGGGATTCCCTATGAATTTTTTAAATTGATTCAAGAACAAACTCCATTTAATGAAGAAGATTGGGCGCTTTTCTTAGGAATATCCACAAAATCTTTACAACGCAGTCGTGCCAAGGATAGTTTTGTTTTTAAACCTTTACAATCCGAAAAAATATTAGAACTTGCTGAAGTTACAACGGTTGGAAGAGCAATTTTCGATTCAGAAGAACAGTTTTACAGCTGGCTAACGCTTCCGTCTTATGCTTTAGGGAATCTAAAACCAATTGAGTTGTTGCGAGATTCTTACGGCAAAGAAATGGTTTTGCAAGAAATGATAAAAATCGACCAAGGTATTTTTGTGTAA
- a CDS encoding glycosyltransferase family protein has protein sequence MKIFYAIQATGNGHISRAIQLYPYLQKYGEVDFLLSGTYASLNPSIPIKYRSNGLSLHYSQCGGLDYWNIAKKVKPNQIYKDARSLPLDQYDVIINDFDSITSLACKLQKKHSVSFGHQASFTSKLTPRPERKDAIGELIFKHYAPAPQNIGLHFERYDDFILPPIIKDEILHAEPKNGGHITVYLPSFQKECLEKAFHKLPNEHFHWFLSDVKTKHRVKNITYYPVDQALFNKSVIKCQGIITGGGFETPSEALYLRKKILSIPIRKHYEQECNAAALKKMGIPVIYEVGQDFDLIIENWLTLPMNYPKIEANVIPHTLDFLFDTYPQKQNRLEINQDGLIY, from the coding sequence ATGAAAATATTCTACGCCATCCAAGCCACAGGAAACGGACACATTAGCAGAGCCATTCAACTCTACCCTTATCTGCAAAAATATGGCGAAGTTGACTTTCTCTTAAGCGGCACTTACGCTTCTTTAAATCCAAGCATTCCAATTAAATACAGAAGCAATGGATTAAGTCTTCATTACAGTCAATGTGGCGGACTAGATTATTGGAATATTGCCAAAAAAGTAAAACCTAACCAAATCTACAAAGACGCTCGCTCGCTACCATTAGACCAATACGATGTCATCATCAATGATTTTGATTCCATCACTTCATTGGCTTGTAAATTACAAAAAAAACACTCGGTATCTTTTGGTCATCAAGCCAGTTTCACCTCAAAACTAACCCCGCGACCCGAAAGAAAAGATGCCATTGGTGAATTAATTTTCAAACATTATGCGCCTGCTCCTCAAAACATAGGACTACATTTTGAGCGTTACGATGATTTCATTTTGCCACCCATCATCAAAGATGAAATCTTACACGCTGAGCCTAAAAATGGCGGACACATTACCGTTTATCTTCCTTCTTTTCAAAAAGAGTGTTTAGAAAAAGCCTTCCATAAATTACCCAACGAGCACTTTCATTGGTTTTTGAGCGATGTCAAAACAAAGCATAGAGTCAAAAACATCACTTATTATCCTGTAGACCAAGCGCTGTTCAACAAAAGTGTAATCAAATGCCAAGGTATCATCACTGGTGGCGGATTTGAAACACCTTCGGAGGCGTTGTACCTACGCAAAAAAATCCTTTCCATCCCCATTCGTAAACATTACGAGCAAGAATGCAACGCTGCCGCTTTAAAAAAAATGGGCATTCCTGTTATTTACGAAGTCGGTCAAGATTTCGATTTGATTATAGAAAATTGGCTCACCTTGCCTATGAATTACCCCAAAATCGAGGCCAATGTCATTCCACACACTTTAGACTTCTTGTTTGACACCTATCCCCAAAAACAAAACCGCCTCGAAATTAATCAAGACGGTCTTATCTATTAA
- the obgE gene encoding GTPase ObgE, with protein sequence MTEGNFVDYVKIFVSSGKGGKGSTHLHREKFIQYGGPDGGDGGRGGHIYLVGNKGLWTLFHLKFARHIKAGHGGDGGGDRSTGADGEDKYIEVPLGTVVKDKETGETLFEITEDGEKQILSRGGKGGLGNWHFRSSTNQTPRYAQPGLPGVEMDVILELKVLADVGLVGFPNAGKSTLLSVLTSAKPKIADYPFTTLKPNLGIVAYRDYQSFVIADIPGIIEGAAEGKGLGHYFLRHIERNSTLLFLVPVDTPDIKAEYDILVNELTKYNPEMLDKERLLVISKIDMLDDELKAELKAELDVKFKDVPYMFISSVAQQGLTELKDKLWKMLNE encoded by the coding sequence ATGACAGAAGGAAATTTTGTAGATTACGTAAAAATATTTGTTTCATCGGGTAAAGGTGGAAAAGGTTCTACGCATTTGCACAGAGAGAAATTTATACAATACGGTGGGCCAGATGGTGGAGATGGAGGTCGAGGAGGACACATTTATCTAGTAGGTAATAAAGGACTTTGGACATTATTTCATCTAAAATTTGCACGTCACATCAAAGCGGGTCACGGTGGAGATGGTGGTGGCGATAGAAGTACGGGTGCTGATGGAGAAGATAAATATATTGAAGTTCCTTTGGGAACAGTGGTAAAAGATAAAGAAACTGGTGAAACACTCTTTGAAATTACCGAAGATGGTGAGAAACAAATTCTTTCTCGAGGAGGTAAAGGTGGATTAGGTAACTGGCATTTCCGTAGTTCGACCAACCAAACCCCAAGGTATGCGCAACCAGGTTTACCTGGTGTTGAAATGGATGTGATTCTTGAGCTGAAAGTTTTGGCGGACGTTGGTTTAGTAGGATTTCCAAATGCAGGAAAATCGACTTTATTGTCTGTGTTAACTTCTGCAAAACCAAAAATTGCGGATTATCCGTTTACGACTTTAAAACCCAATTTAGGAATTGTAGCCTATCGCGATTATCAGTCGTTTGTAATTGCTGATATTCCTGGTATTATAGAAGGTGCTGCTGAAGGAAAAGGGTTAGGGCATTATTTCTTGCGTCACATCGAGAGAAATTCTACGCTGTTGTTCTTGGTTCCAGTAGATACGCCAGATATCAAAGCGGAATACGATATTTTGGTTAACGAATTGACCAAATACAATCCAGAGATGTTAGACAAAGAACGTTTGTTGGTTATTTCTAAAATCGATATGCTCGATGACGAATTAAAAGCAGAACTAAAAGCAGAATTAGATGTTAAGTTCAAAGACGTTCCTTATATGTTCATTTCATCAGTCGCCCAACAAGGTTTGACCGAATTGAAAGATAAATTATGGAAAATGTTGAACGAATAA
- the murC gene encoding UDP-N-acetylmuramate--L-alanine ligase, with translation MKTHFIAIGGSAMHNLALALHNKGYQVTGSDDAIFEPSKSRLDKKGILPAELGWFPEKITADIEAVILGMHAKADNPELLKAQELGLKIYSYPEFLYEQSKNKTRVVIGGSHGKTTITSMILHVMHYHNIEVDYMVGAQLEGFDTMVHLTEENDFMVLEGDEYLSSPIDRRPKFHLYQPNIALISGIAWDHINVFPTYENYVNQFEIFIDKITNGGILVYNAEDSEVKRVAEAATNPIRKMAYTTPNYEVKDGVTLLETPEGPMPIEVFGAHNLNNLAGAKWICQNMGVDEADFYEAIASFKGASKRLEKIAEGKGKVAYKDFAHSPSKVAATTKAVKEQYPDRTLVACLELHTYSSLNAEFLKEYEGALEYADVAVVFYSPDAVKIKQLEEVTYEQIAKAFNREDLIIYTNPAEFKTFLFNQNLENSALLLMSSGNYGGLNFDEVKNLML, from the coding sequence ATGAAAACTCATTTTATAGCTATTGGCGGAAGTGCAATGCACAATTTGGCCTTGGCTCTTCACAACAAAGGATATCAAGTAACGGGTAGCGACGATGCTATTTTCGAACCTTCAAAATCTCGTTTGGATAAAAAAGGAATTTTGCCTGCTGAACTAGGTTGGTTTCCTGAAAAAATCACTGCTGATATTGAAGCCGTGATTCTAGGAATGCACGCTAAAGCTGATAATCCAGAATTATTAAAAGCTCAAGAATTAGGATTGAAAATTTATTCTTACCCTGAGTTTTTATACGAACAATCCAAAAACAAAACCCGTGTTGTAATAGGAGGGTCGCACGGAAAAACTACAATTACCTCAATGATTTTGCACGTGATGCACTATCATAACATAGAAGTTGATTATATGGTGGGCGCCCAATTGGAAGGCTTTGATACTATGGTGCATCTTACAGAAGAAAATGATTTTATGGTTTTGGAAGGGGATGAGTATTTGTCTTCACCAATTGATAGAAGACCAAAATTTCATTTGTACCAACCGAACATTGCTTTGATTTCTGGAATTGCTTGGGACCATATCAATGTTTTTCCGACCTATGAAAATTACGTGAATCAATTCGAGATTTTTATTGACAAAATCACCAATGGCGGGATTTTAGTGTATAATGCAGAAGATTCAGAAGTGAAAAGAGTGGCCGAAGCAGCTACGAATCCTATTCGAAAAATGGCATATACCACTCCAAATTATGAAGTAAAAGATGGTGTTACACTTTTAGAAACGCCAGAAGGCCCTATGCCAATTGAAGTCTTTGGAGCACATAATTTGAACAATCTCGCTGGAGCCAAATGGATTTGTCAAAATATGGGTGTAGATGAAGCTGATTTTTATGAAGCGATTGCTAGTTTTAAAGGAGCTTCGAAACGCTTAGAGAAAATAGCCGAAGGTAAAGGGAAAGTGGCTTATAAAGATTTTGCTCATTCGCCGAGTAAAGTAGCGGCAACTACAAAAGCGGTAAAAGAGCAATATCCTGATCGTACGTTGGTAGCTTGTTTGGAATTACACACTTACAGCAGTTTGAATGCTGAATTTTTAAAAGAATACGAAGGAGCGCTTGAATATGCTGATGTTGCCGTGGTTTTCTATTCTCCTGATGCCGTAAAAATTAAGCAACTCGAAGAAGTGACGTATGAACAAATAGCCAAAGCTTTCAATAGAGAAGACTTAATTATTTATACTAATCCAGCCGAATTCAAGACTTTTTTGTTTAATCAAAATTTAGAAAACTCAGCATTGCTATTAATGAGCTCTGGAAATTACGGAGGGTTGAATTTTGATGAGGTTAAAAATTTGATGTTGTAA
- the radC gene encoding DNA repair protein RadC, whose protein sequence is MEATNFPITHWSEDDKPREKMMLKGKSALSDAELVAILIGSGSRNESAVALSKRILASVNNNLSSLGKQSLTQLMEFKGIGEAKAITIAAALELGRRRKEENPLELVKVTSSKVMYQEMYPIIGELAHEEFWVVYLNNANKIIFKAQLSKGGITGTIVDVRLVFKIALEQNAVAIVLAHNHPSGKLQASEADIQVTKRIKNAGLQLDIPVLDHIIVTEHSYFSFADEGIL, encoded by the coding sequence TTGGAAGCAACTAATTTCCCTATTACCCATTGGTCTGAAGATGACAAGCCTCGCGAAAAAATGATGCTCAAAGGTAAAAGTGCTTTAAGCGATGCCGAATTAGTCGCCATTTTGATAGGTTCAGGAAGTAGAAATGAATCGGCAGTGGCACTCAGTAAACGTATTTTAGCTAGCGTCAATAATAATTTATCTTCTTTAGGAAAACAATCTTTAACTCAATTAATGGAATTTAAAGGGATTGGTGAAGCCAAAGCCATTACGATTGCAGCCGCTTTAGAATTAGGCCGACGAAGAAAAGAAGAAAACCCTCTCGAATTGGTAAAAGTAACTTCCAGTAAAGTGATGTATCAAGAAATGTATCCAATTATAGGGGAGTTAGCTCACGAAGAGTTTTGGGTAGTATATCTTAATAATGCGAATAAGATTATTTTTAAAGCACAACTCAGCAAAGGCGGAATTACAGGGACGATTGTTGATGTGCGATTAGTATTTAAAATAGCATTAGAGCAAAATGCGGTTGCAATTGTTTTGGCGCATAATCACCCGTCAGGAAAACTCCAAGCCAGCGAAGCCGATATTCAGGTAACTAAAAGAATTAAAAATGCTGGACTACAGTTGGATATTCCTGTTTTAGACCATATAATTGTCACTGAGCATAGTTATTTTAGCTTTGCTGATGAAGGAATTTTATAA
- a CDS encoding lipopolysaccharide assembly protein LapB, whose product MKKSVLFFILFPFFMVSQSNFETAEKLFEAGKYAQAVPLFESVLKTNPNDLKALEYLGDIAGKQKQWDKALGYYNKLKKVKPNEADYHYKCGGVMGMKAKEVNKFKALGMIGDIRSSFEKAITLEPKHIDARWALIELNLQLPGIVGGSQSKAIQYSNELLKISPVDGYLSRGHIEEYFDRYSAAEIQYKKAHEIGNSKVTFQKLYQLYLKKLNNPKKAQELKGQFEKN is encoded by the coding sequence ATGAAAAAATCAGTACTGTTTTTTATTCTATTTCCTTTTTTTATGGTTTCACAATCTAATTTCGAGACAGCCGAAAAGTTATTTGAAGCCGGAAAGTACGCACAAGCAGTTCCTTTGTTTGAGTCGGTATTGAAAACAAATCCAAATGATTTGAAAGCTCTCGAATATCTTGGCGATATTGCAGGAAAACAAAAGCAATGGGATAAAGCGCTAGGCTATTACAATAAGTTGAAAAAAGTAAAACCAAATGAAGCCGACTATCATTACAAATGTGGTGGCGTTATGGGGATGAAAGCTAAAGAGGTGAATAAATTCAAGGCTTTGGGGATGATTGGTGATATCCGTTCCTCTTTTGAAAAGGCCATAACTCTCGAGCCTAAACACATTGATGCGAGATGGGCACTTATTGAACTCAATTTGCAATTGCCCGGAATTGTTGGTGGTAGTCAGTCGAAAGCAATACAGTATTCTAATGAGTTATTGAAAATTTCTCCTGTTGATGGTTATTTGTCACGTGGGCATATTGAGGAGTATTTTGACCGCTATTCGGCTGCTGAAATTCAATATAAAAAAGCGCACGAAATTGGCAATTCAAAAGTTACTTTTCAAAAATTATATCAATTATATTTGAAAAAATTAAACAACCCTAAGAAAGCGCAAGAACTAAAAGGGCAATTTGAAAAAAATTAA
- a CDS encoding RES family NAD+ phosphorylase — protein sequence MEVFRLARKKYPIELSGKGASMCGARWNSKGTEIIYTAESRALAMAEVVVHLSLATLPNDFVMLTIAIPDTIEISEVKIADLQSDWNVFPSSFHTAVIGDRFIQQNDFAILKVPSAVVKGDFNFLINPFHQDFKQIQIIDQIDFPFDKRIFK from the coding sequence ATGGAAGTTTTTCGACTAGCTAGAAAGAAATATCCAATAGAATTATCTGGAAAAGGCGCTTCAATGTGTGGTGCGAGATGGAATTCTAAAGGCACAGAAATCATTTATACAGCAGAAAGTAGAGCACTTGCTATGGCGGAAGTGGTAGTACATTTGTCATTAGCTACTTTACCAAATGATTTTGTAATGCTAACCATTGCTATTCCTGACACTATCGAAATCAGCGAAGTCAAAATTGCTGATTTACAATCGGATTGGAATGTGTTTCCTTCCTCTTTTCATACGGCTGTAATTGGAGACCGTTTTATTCAACAAAATGATTTTGCTATACTGAAAGTACCTTCGGCTGTAGTCAAAGGAGATTTTAATTTCTTAATTAATCCGTTTCATCAGGATTTTAAGCAAATTCAAATCATAGACCAAATTGATTTCCCTTTCGATAAACGAATATTCAAATAA
- a CDS encoding YjjG family noncanonical pyrimidine nucleotidase — MLLKNITDVFFDLDHTLWDFDKNSEMAFDAIFKKNHPDVDTTLFIEKYIPINQACWKLYQNDQISHNQLRYDRLKLSFDALGYAISDAAIHQMAIDYIDLLPENNFLFEGTIDILEYLHKKYTLHIITNGFAAVQDKKVRNSNLEIYFKTITNSEMARVKKPNPIIFEHALEVANTKKEQSVMIGDCLDADVNGAINAGLTAIFFNPNQVPVDPKIKQVKHLLELQNFL; from the coding sequence ATGCTGTTAAAAAATATAACCGATGTCTTTTTTGATTTAGATCACACTCTTTGGGATTTTGACAAAAATTCTGAAATGGCTTTTGATGCTATTTTCAAAAAAAATCATCCTGATGTAGATACGACTTTATTTATAGAAAAATATATCCCAATTAATCAAGCTTGTTGGAAATTATATCAAAATGACCAAATTTCGCATAATCAATTGCGTTATGACCGTTTGAAATTGTCATTTGATGCTTTAGGATATGCCATTTCTGACGCAGCAATTCATCAAATGGCAATTGACTATATTGATTTGTTGCCTGAAAATAACTTTCTATTCGAAGGAACTATTGATATTTTAGAATACTTGCATAAGAAATATACTTTGCATATCATTACAAACGGTTTTGCTGCTGTTCAAGATAAAAAAGTTAGAAATTCTAATTTAGAAATTTATTTTAAAACCATCACCAATTCAGAAATGGCAAGAGTTAAGAAGCCGAACCCTATTATTTTTGAGCACGCACTCGAAGTGGCCAATACCAAAAAAGAGCAGAGTGTAATGATTGGTGATTGTCTCGATGCAGATGTAAATGGGGCTATAAATGCTGGTTTAACAGCTATATTTTTCAATCCAAATCAAGTTCCCGTAGACCCCAAAATCAAACAAGTGAAACATTTACTAGAGTTACAAAATTTCTTGTAA
- a CDS encoding UDP-2,3-diacylglucosamine diphosphatase: MKSKRKIPLVVISDVHLGTYGCQAKELLQYLKSIQPQILILNGDIIDMWNFSKSYFPVAHMNVLRQIIKLSNLGTRVIYITGNHDEALRKYSDFVLGNFELVDKLILEIDGKKTWFFHGDVFDSSTRGYAKILAKLGGKGYDLLILINSCINWFRELFGKEKRSYSKTIKDSVKKAVAFISNFETTAAEIAIEKGYSYVVCGHIHKPQMKIMENEHGQVTYLNSGDWVENLTALEYKKGKWSIYQYLKEHYKDADTSEEKTNNDIVVKILS, encoded by the coding sequence ATGAAAAGTAAACGAAAAATTCCTCTAGTCGTAATTAGTGATGTGCACTTGGGCACGTATGGTTGCCAAGCCAAAGAATTACTACAATACCTCAAATCCATTCAACCGCAAATCTTAATTCTCAATGGCGATATTATCGATATGTGGAATTTCAGCAAAAGTTACTTTCCTGTGGCGCATATGAATGTTTTGAGACAAATCATAAAACTCTCCAATTTAGGCACAAGAGTCATCTACATCACAGGAAATCACGATGAAGCCCTTCGTAAATATTCGGATTTTGTTTTAGGAAATTTTGAGTTGGTCGACAAATTGATTTTAGAAATCGATGGCAAAAAAACGTGGTTCTTTCACGGTGATGTGTTTGATTCCTCCACCAGAGGCTACGCCAAAATTCTCGCTAAATTGGGTGGCAAAGGTTATGATTTGTTGATTCTAATCAATAGTTGCATCAATTGGTTTCGCGAATTGTTCGGTAAAGAAAAAAGAAGCTACTCCAAAACCATCAAAGACAGTGTAAAAAAAGCGGTAGCATTTATCAGTAATTTTGAAACTACAGCTGCTGAAATCGCTATAGAAAAAGGTTACAGTTACGTCGTTTGTGGGCACATTCATAAACCCCAAATGAAAATAATGGAAAACGAACACGGACAAGTGACTTATCTCAACAGTGGTGATTGGGTCGAAAATCTAACCGCTTTAGAGTACAAAAAAGGAAAATGGAGTATCTACCAATACCTTAAAGAACATTACAAAGATGCCGACACTTCCGAAGAAAAAACAAACAACGACATCGTTGTCAAAATCCTATCCTAA
- a CDS encoding S46 family peptidase: MKKIVLFLTLCLMAFPVKADEGMWFLMFIERLNHRDMEKMGLQLTAEEIYSINHHSLKDAIVQFNGGCTAEIVSKQGLVLTNHHCGYDAIAELSTEQNNYLKNGFWAKDKSQELKPKSLFVRFFVRMDDVSKRILSKVNDKMTETERNKAIQQEMALIEKENSEGGKYTVSVRPFFQGNEYYYFVYQDYKDVRLVGTPTESLGKFGGDTDNWEWPRHTADFSMFRVYADKDGNPAEYSKDNVPLQPKHYLPISLKGVQENDYAMILGYPGRTNRWMPANGIDQNVKYAYPAWVEGAKTGMDNMKKFMTKDATVNLQYASKYASTANYWKNRQGMIDALTKAKTAQTKTKEEAKFNAWANKAENKAKYGDVIATINNYYAQTNLKSRHDNYLTQLLRTATYGTLPASLGNGLIAYAKENEAKRAEMLPRLTSAIDGAYGSLYAPLEKEVLTAQLNLYAAKAAEYGLAPKVAEMKAANNGDFTNDVHKAVTSSIFTSKDAVLAFLKEPKVETITNDPLYVISNDLMTKIRAKSPEQAKADDDFAIAFRKLVEGLRESKLNTIQYPDANSTLRLTYGKVRALPADKRNDAKINNYTTMTGMVNKYKAGDAEFDLPSRLLELNKAKDFGQYADKAGYMPVNFLTDTDITGGNSGSPVLNGKGELIGVAFDGNIEAMAGDVIFDKKLQRTINLDIRFVLWIIDKYAGAQNIIDEMTIVK, from the coding sequence ATGAAAAAGATTGTCTTATTCTTGACCTTATGCCTTATGGCTTTTCCTGTAAAAGCAGATGAAGGAATGTGGTTCTTGATGTTCATCGAAAGATTAAACCATAGAGATATGGAAAAAATGGGCTTGCAATTGACAGCCGAAGAAATTTACAGTATCAACCACCACAGTTTGAAAGATGCAATTGTGCAATTCAATGGCGGATGTACTGCTGAAATTGTTTCAAAACAAGGTCTAGTTTTAACCAATCACCACTGCGGGTATGATGCGATTGCAGAATTGTCAACAGAACAAAATAACTATTTGAAAAACGGATTTTGGGCCAAAGACAAAAGTCAAGAGCTAAAACCAAAGTCGTTGTTCGTTCGTTTCTTTGTGCGTATGGATGATGTTTCTAAACGTATTTTATCAAAAGTAAATGATAAAATGACTGAAACTGAGCGTAACAAAGCGATTCAACAAGAAATGGCTTTGATTGAAAAAGAAAACAGTGAAGGCGGAAAATATACCGTTTCTGTTCGTCCTTTTTTTCAAGGAAATGAGTACTACTATTTTGTGTACCAAGACTACAAAGATGTTCGTTTGGTAGGAACTCCAACGGAGAGTTTAGGTAAATTTGGTGGAGACACTGACAACTGGGAATGGCCACGTCACACAGCCGATTTTTCTATGTTTAGAGTGTATGCGGATAAAGACGGTAATCCAGCAGAGTATTCTAAAGATAATGTGCCGTTGCAACCTAAGCATTATTTACCAATAAGCTTAAAAGGAGTGCAAGAAAACGATTATGCTATGATTTTAGGTTATCCTGGTCGTACTAACAGATGGATGCCAGCTAATGGAATTGATCAAAACGTGAAGTATGCTTATCCTGCTTGGGTAGAAGGCGCCAAAACAGGAATGGACAACATGAAAAAGTTTATGACTAAAGATGCTACTGTAAACTTACAATATGCTTCTAAATATGCGTCTACTGCTAACTATTGGAAAAACCGTCAAGGGATGATTGATGCTTTGACTAAAGCTAAAACGGCTCAAACCAAAACGAAAGAAGAAGCTAAATTTAACGCTTGGGCTAACAAAGCTGAAAACAAAGCGAAATACGGAGACGTTATTGCTACAATCAATAACTACTATGCGCAAACCAACTTAAAATCTCGTCACGATAACTATTTGACACAATTATTGCGTACTGCGACTTACGGAACTTTGCCTGCTAGTTTAGGAAATGGTTTAATCGCTTATGCTAAAGAAAACGAAGCAAAGAGAGCCGAAATGTTGCCAAGATTAACTTCAGCAATTGATGGCGCTTACGGAAGTTTGTACGCACCTCTTGAAAAAGAAGTATTGACAGCACAATTGAATTTGTATGCTGCAAAAGCTGCAGAATATGGTTTGGCACCAAAAGTGGCTGAAATGAAAGCGGCGAATAATGGTGATTTTACCAATGATGTACACAAGGCGGTAACTTCTAGTATTTTTACTTCGAAAGATGCAGTGCTAGCGTTTTTGAAAGAGCCTAAAGTTGAAACTATTACTAACGACCCTTTGTATGTTATTTCTAATGATTTGATGACCAAAATCAGAGCGAAATCGCCAGAACAAGCCAAAGCTGATGATGATTTTGCTATCGCTTTCCGTAAATTGGTGGAAGGTTTGAGAGAATCAAAATTGAATACGATTCAGTATCCAGATGCGAATTCTACTTTGCGTTTGACTTACGGAAAAGTTCGTGCTTTGCCTGCTGACAAACGTAACGATGCCAAAATTAACAATTACACCACTATGACAGGAATGGTAAACAAATACAAAGCGGGTGACGCTGAGTTTGATTTGCCTTCTCGTTTATTAGAGTTGAACAAAGCCAAAGATTTTGGTCAGTATGCTGACAAAGCAGGGTATATGCCAGTAAATTTCTTGACAGATACTGATATTACAGGAGGAAACTCAGGTTCTCCAGTATTGAACGGAAAGGGAGAGTTGATTGGTGTTGCTTTTGATGGTAACATTGAAGCAATGGCAGGTGATGTTATTTTTGATAAAAAATTGCAAAGAACCATCAACTTAGATATTCGTTTTGTGCTTTGGATTATTGACAAATATGCTGGAGCTCAAAATATTATTGATGAAATGACTATCGTAAAATAG